The Vibrio pomeroyi genome window below encodes:
- a CDS encoding hsp70 family protein, which produces MATPRFLVGIDLGTTNTVVAYCEINDDLQHAPVSLFDIDQLIGPGEVVRKPLLPSFRYHPAQGQISPSDLTMPWEPSPVQGDIKNVIVGEWARELGAKVEGRQVSSAKSWLSHQAVDRSSDILPWAGAADVDKVSPVVASASYLNHIRQAWNYRNPSNKLEDQDVVVTVPASFDETARKLTLEAAELAGLGKILLLEEPQAVCYDWYARHQQTAAEELQQIPLILVCDVGGGTTDLSLIEAKFDVNNDASNAGHNELALDRIGVGEHLMLGGDNLDLALAHLAEQRFNQNKKLNASSLTKLIQQTRAAKESLLSANAPDDVKITMLGSGSKLLGGTKSIGLTKQEVHQIALEGFFPLSEFTETPDKRRSAVVEFGLPYVADPAVSKHVAEFLTTHQQVSKAALENSDSIEFDDTKPAIPVGVLLNGGVFNSELVTERITQLLGKWNGSPITVLDNPHPDWSVALGAVAFGKARRGAQLKIGGGAARSYFLHLQEKNKMGKALCLLAKGTEEGQEIRLNSRRFSLTLGEPVRFNLLTSTHDQIAHDTAIQNGVMVDVDADLFSPLPPYISTLEGSGTAELQANQKERVEVLLACQLTEVGTLKMECVSTEDDSKRWLLEFEVRNKQGDESDNSKLHPRLDECKELISRLYSGNKKSAESKEIKTLSKDLEKRLGKRDEWDFTTLRHLFDSFSLGRKRRRRSEAHEKNWLRLAGYSLRPGFGDTTDSWRIEQIWGLYQQNIQFKNHQGWTDWWVFWRRVAGGLNQEQQETILADIAKYLHPGAMKNPKTAKDAQDNGYEAMVRLAASLEQLEVEDKVLLATWFLSKAINHNQFEQAHWWALGRLASRTPLYGSQHSVIPREQAEQWLPKLLEQNWQKEQMIAFAAVMICRKTGDRQFDISDDYRNQVIEKLKQSKVPESWLTLVSEVTELSESESKRVFGDALPSGLSLINN; this is translated from the coding sequence ATGGCAACTCCTCGTTTTTTAGTCGGCATTGACTTAGGCACAACCAACACTGTGGTTGCCTACTGTGAAATCAACGACGACCTACAACACGCTCCCGTTTCTCTTTTCGATATCGATCAGCTCATCGGCCCCGGTGAAGTGGTTCGTAAACCCCTACTTCCATCATTTCGTTACCACCCAGCACAAGGTCAAATCTCCCCTTCTGACCTGACGATGCCGTGGGAGCCAAGCCCAGTACAAGGCGACATTAAAAATGTGATCGTCGGTGAATGGGCACGTGAACTGGGTGCTAAGGTTGAAGGCCGCCAAGTATCGAGTGCCAAGAGTTGGTTATCTCACCAAGCGGTTGACCGCAGCTCAGATATTCTCCCTTGGGCAGGGGCTGCCGATGTTGATAAAGTATCGCCGGTTGTTGCGAGTGCGAGCTACCTGAATCACATTCGCCAAGCATGGAACTACCGTAACCCAAGCAACAAACTTGAAGATCAAGACGTTGTTGTAACGGTTCCTGCATCATTCGATGAGACAGCACGTAAGCTGACACTTGAAGCCGCAGAACTTGCTGGCTTGGGTAAGATTCTATTACTCGAAGAGCCTCAAGCGGTTTGTTATGACTGGTATGCTCGTCACCAACAAACGGCGGCGGAAGAGCTTCAGCAGATCCCATTGATCTTAGTGTGTGATGTCGGCGGTGGTACTACCGACTTGAGCTTAATTGAAGCCAAGTTCGATGTAAATAACGATGCGAGTAACGCTGGTCATAACGAGCTAGCACTCGACCGTATCGGTGTTGGCGAACACTTAATGCTGGGTGGTGATAACCTAGATTTAGCCCTCGCTCACCTTGCAGAGCAGCGCTTCAATCAAAACAAGAAGCTGAACGCCTCTAGCCTAACCAAACTGATTCAACAAACTCGCGCTGCAAAAGAGAGCCTGCTTTCCGCTAATGCGCCTGACGATGTAAAGATCACCATGCTGGGTAGTGGCTCGAAGCTGCTAGGCGGCACCAAAAGTATTGGTTTAACCAAACAAGAAGTTCATCAAATCGCTTTGGAAGGCTTCTTCCCTCTTTCTGAATTTACGGAAACACCAGACAAACGTCGCAGCGCCGTGGTTGAATTCGGCCTGCCTTATGTTGCTGATCCTGCAGTCAGCAAGCACGTTGCAGAGTTCCTAACGACACATCAACAAGTGTCTAAAGCTGCACTGGAAAACTCTGACTCTATTGAATTCGATGACACCAAGCCTGCTATCCCTGTCGGTGTGTTGCTTAACGGTGGTGTATTCAACAGTGAGCTGGTGACTGAGCGTATTACTCAGCTACTGGGCAAGTGGAACGGTTCTCCAATTACAGTATTAGATAACCCTCATCCGGATTGGTCAGTGGCGCTAGGTGCGGTTGCTTTTGGTAAAGCACGCCGTGGCGCACAACTTAAAATCGGTGGTGGTGCTGCTCGTTCTTACTTCTTACATCTACAAGAAAAGAACAAGATGGGTAAGGCACTGTGTCTACTGGCCAAAGGTACTGAAGAAGGTCAAGAAATCCGTTTGAACAGCCGTCGTTTCTCATTGACGCTGGGCGAACCGGTTCGTTTTAATCTACTGACTTCAACACACGATCAAATCGCTCATGACACTGCAATCCAAAACGGTGTAATGGTGGATGTGGATGCTGATCTGTTCTCCCCTCTTCCACCTTACATTTCCACCTTGGAAGGTTCGGGCACTGCAGAACTTCAAGCCAACCAAAAAGAGCGCGTTGAAGTGCTACTTGCTTGTCAGTTGACCGAAGTCGGCACACTGAAAATGGAGTGTGTGAGCACAGAAGATGACTCTAAACGTTGGTTGTTAGAGTTTGAAGTAAGAAACAAGCAAGGTGATGAATCCGATAACTCTAAACTTCATCCGAGATTGGATGAGTGTAAGGAGCTGATTTCTCGCCTATACAGCGGCAATAAGAAGAGTGCTGAATCGAAAGAGATCAAAACTCTGTCTAAAGATCTTGAGAAACGACTCGGTAAACGCGATGAATGGGACTTCACGACCCTTCGTCACCTGTTCGATAGCTTCTCATTAGGTCGCAAACGTCGTCGCCGCTCAGAAGCACACGAGAAGAACTGGCTACGTTTAGCGGGTTACTCGCTGCGTCCTGGCTTTGGTGACACAACGGACTCATGGCGTATCGAGCAAATCTGGGGCCTTTACCAACAAAACATCCAGTTTAAGAACCACCAAGGTTGGACTGACTGGTGGGTGTTCTGGCGTCGTGTAGCAGGCGGTTTAAACCAAGAGCAGCAAGAGACTATCTTGGCAGACATTGCTAAGTATCTTCACCCGGGCGCAATGAAGAACCCTAAAACAGCAAAAGATGCACAAGACAATGGTTATGAAGCCATGGTGCGATTAGCCGCATCGCTTGAGCAACTGGAAGTGGAAGACAAGGTACTGCTAGCGACATGGTTCCTAAGCAAAGCGATTAACCATAATCAATTTGAGCAAGCGCACTGGTGGGCTCTAGGTCGATTGGCTTCAAGAACGCCTTTGTATGGCAGCCAACACAGTGTCATTCCTCGCGAGCAAGCAGAACAATGGTTACCGAAGCTGCTTGAGCAAAACTGGCAGAAAGAGCAGATGATAGCCTTTGCTGCTGTGATGATTTGTCGTAAGACCGGCGACCGACA